Proteins from a genomic interval of Clostridium cochlearium:
- a CDS encoding Gx transporter family protein: MKNIKKLVFISLLVSIALIIYIVEAQLPVLLPGIPGIKLGLSNSISLFALLTLGSREALLIMFLRTILGSFLGGSMSSFIYSIAGGLLSNIFMIFLYNKFRDKLSLWSISMVGALFHNIGQLLVAAIIIQDSRIYIYLPVLMLSGVITGYFIGILTNILYNHSSKVSLLKDLKKLK; encoded by the coding sequence AATAATTTATATAGTAGAAGCTCAACTTCCTGTATTACTACCTGGAATACCTGGTATAAAACTTGGACTATCTAACTCTATATCCTTATTTGCCCTACTTACTTTAGGTAGTAGAGAGGCTCTTTTAATAATGTTTTTAAGAACTATTTTAGGATCCTTTTTAGGTGGTAGTATGTCCTCTTTCATATACAGTATTGCAGGAGGCTTACTTAGTAATATTTTTATGATTTTTTTATATAATAAGTTTAGAGACAAGCTAAGCTTATGGTCTATTAGTATGGTTGGCGCATTATTTCACAATATAGGTCAATTATTAGTAGCCGCTATAATAATCCAAGATTCCAGAATATATATATATTTACCTGTTTTAATGTTATCCGGTGTTATAACAGGTTATTTTATAGGAATTCTAACTAATATACTATACAATCATTCATCTAAAGTATCATTACTTAAGGATTTGAAAAAGTTAAAATAA